In one window of Pseudodesulfovibrio sediminis DNA:
- a CDS encoding queuosine precursor transporter, which produces MENLERKAYALLISLFIGGLVVAALISSKIITIFGLTVPAGVLAYSLTFVVSDVISEVWGKELANEAVTCGFVTLIFITALAWLAVYWPAASFWQNQDAFAGVVGNTPRIVVASLLAYIVSQKHDIWLFHLLKRRMNGRFLWLRNNLSTMVSQLIDSSIFVTVAFYGVFPVGEVIFGQWLVKLLIAALDTPIVYILVAALRERVQPVAA; this is translated from the coding sequence ATGGAAAATCTGGAACGCAAGGCATATGCCTTGCTCATCAGCCTGTTTATCGGCGGGCTCGTTGTGGCTGCGCTCATTTCGAGCAAAATCATTACCATCTTCGGCCTGACCGTTCCCGCCGGGGTTCTGGCGTACTCCCTAACCTTTGTTGTCTCGGATGTCATCAGCGAGGTTTGGGGCAAGGAATTGGCAAATGAAGCCGTGACCTGCGGGTTTGTCACTCTCATCTTCATCACCGCTCTTGCGTGGCTGGCTGTCTATTGGCCTGCCGCGTCTTTCTGGCAGAATCAGGACGCATTCGCCGGTGTTGTGGGGAACACGCCGCGCATCGTGGTCGCGTCCCTGCTGGCATATATCGTTAGCCAGAAGCATGACATCTGGCTGTTCCATCTGCTGAAACGCCGCATGAATGGCCGTTTTTTGTGGCTGCGCAATAATCTTTCCACCATGGTTTCCCAGCTCATAGATTCATCCATCTTTGTCACTGTTGCCTTTTATGGCGTGTTCCCGGTGGGAGAGGTCATCTTCGGTCAATGGTTGGTGAAGTTGCTGATCGCGGCACTTGATACTCCGATAGTCTACATACTGGTCGCCGCCCTTCGTGAGCGGGTGCAGCCGGTTGCCGCGTAG
- the queF gene encoding preQ(1) synthase, with translation MSKSQDKTSHLQTLGAGGQTTYQMDSPNPGILEAFPNNYPGRPYVVSISFPEYTSLCPMTGQPDFGTIAMEYIPDQKIVESKSFKLYMFAYRNHQSFMETLANKMLDDFVEVLDPLWCRVKGLFAPRGATDLHVFAEYYKQDSSQYEQVKGIVSEWKQEVGKHSA, from the coding sequence ATGTCAAAGAGCCAAGATAAAACCAGCCACCTGCAAACCCTCGGTGCGGGTGGACAGACCACATACCAGATGGATTCGCCGAATCCCGGCATCCTCGAAGCCTTCCCGAACAACTATCCGGGCAGGCCCTATGTCGTGTCCATCTCCTTTCCAGAATACACCTCGCTCTGCCCCATGACCGGCCAGCCGGATTTCGGAACCATTGCCATGGAATACATCCCCGATCAGAAAATCGTGGAATCCAAGAGCTTCAAGCTCTACATGTTCGCCTACCGCAACCACCAATCCTTCATGGAGACATTGGCCAACAAGATGCTCGATGATTTCGTTGAAGTGCTTGATCCGCTCTGGTGCCGCGTCAAGGGACTCTTCGCACCGCGCGGCGCCACGGACCTGCATGTTTTTGCGGAATACTACAAACAGGATTCCTCCCAATATGAGCAGGTAAAAGGGATAGTGTCCGAGTGGAAACAGGAAGTAGGCAAACACTCCGCCTGA
- a CDS encoding TetR/AcrR family transcriptional regulator: MSKKEAILRAAQEAFGQLGFTAATVKDVAGRADVSFGLVSHYFGSKQELFLAAGFDMADSLITRLTEATAEPADGLELVRRYMVSYFEFTEEHRNRFPILLRCSPFSHIEVGVNGKKVAEKFSIFIEGLKRCVTIGIEDGSIRSLPVEVTALIIYGNIVGSVRTSLLTPYESDGIFAETINHVMRSLENSPGQEG; encoded by the coding sequence ATGTCGAAAAAGGAAGCAATACTCAGAGCCGCCCAGGAGGCCTTTGGCCAGCTGGGGTTCACCGCCGCCACCGTCAAGGACGTGGCCGGTCGCGCTGATGTTTCCTTTGGATTGGTTTCCCATTACTTCGGCAGCAAGCAGGAGCTCTTCCTTGCAGCGGGCTTTGACATGGCGGACAGCCTCATCACCCGACTGACCGAAGCCACGGCAGAACCCGCAGACGGGTTGGAACTCGTCCGCAGGTATATGGTCTCATATTTCGAGTTTACCGAGGAACACCGGAACCGCTTTCCGATCCTCCTCAGGTGCTCCCCTTTCAGCCACATAGAAGTCGGTGTCAACGGCAAGAAAGTGGCCGAAAAATTCAGCATCTTCATTGAAGGGCTGAAACGCTGCGTGACAATTGGCATTGAAGACGGCTCGATCCGCTCCCTCCCGGTGGAGGTGACCGCGTTGATCATCTACGGCAATATTGTCGGTTCGGTTCGCACCAGCCTCCTGACTCCGTATGAGTCCGACGGCATATTTGCGGAGACCATCAACCATGTCATGCGCAGCCTTGAAAACAGCCCTGGCCAGGAAGGCTGA
- a CDS encoding phage regulatory CII family protein, producing the protein MFEKNVTKVVQDCILDSGIQAKLVAEKINKPYSTLMREINPFDVSAKLGAETLLEIMKVTHDIRPLQYMASEMGFSLDSANA; encoded by the coding sequence ATGTTTGAAAAGAACGTAACCAAAGTGGTTCAGGACTGCATTCTCGACAGCGGCATTCAAGCGAAGCTCGTTGCTGAAAAGATCAACAAGCCGTATTCAACCCTGATGCGCGAGATCAACCCCTTCGACGTCAGCGCCAAACTCGGTGCCGAGACCCTGCTTGAAATTATGAAGGTGACCCATGACATTCGTCCGCTCCAGTACATGGCTTCGGAGATGGGCTTCTCGCTAGATAGTGCAAACGCGTAA
- a CDS encoding ATP-binding protein has product MTRNHMHGLIRAHSISRRASLVQLGITAFIVLCFSCAIILFTAYRLNVQLEEQTDRICALAETSLASAVWQIDQSSARDFIDAVFRDETVVFAQVTTGREIMASKSRAQYAGMPFKAFTREHVFITKDIPIRKNGDWIGSFRLVVSTEANNTEVWIYSCAILGFALLLIMAISQTTIRFTQKIFFAPLARLEESAALIADGDLDAPIDTSAPNELGSLARAIDDMRESVRHLIQDLQGANTKLQKYQDILESRVRERTEELNAKNTSLNNALEEVRKSKKAADIANLAKSSFLASMSHEIRTPMNAILGMADVLWETELTEDQKEYVDVFRTAGEALLEILNDVLDLSKIEAGYMELEGTWFSLNEILDKTCALVDAQVYQKQLTLSCEVSNGIPDKLHGDPARLRQILVNLLGNAVKFTEKGSVSLTVEKMPNPGDEVLLQFSVADTGMGIPGQKLTTIFDAFTQADNSTTRKFGGTGLGLAISRKLAQLMGGRIWAESTPGKGSTFHFTARFKGDSEAAPVPTAFPTANKELPQLPTANILMFEDSNYNAFVIQTYLKDTSCSITVVENGRDGVEAFKNGTWDLVLMDIQMPIMNGYEATRTIREWEQKNGVAQVPIIAMTAYTLNEEAKQCLSAGANHHLPKPVKKSALFDAIRRFAGTTPSSEE; this is encoded by the coding sequence ATGACACGAAACCACATGCATGGGCTGATCAGAGCCCACTCCATCAGCCGCCGGGCCTCGCTCGTACAGCTCGGAATCACTGCATTCATCGTGCTCTGCTTTTCCTGCGCCATAATCCTGTTCACGGCATATCGGCTCAATGTGCAATTGGAAGAGCAAACTGACAGAATCTGTGCACTGGCTGAAACCAGCCTAGCCTCTGCTGTCTGGCAGATCGACCAGTCCTCAGCCAGAGACTTTATCGATGCTGTTTTCCGTGACGAAACCGTTGTCTTCGCGCAAGTCACTACCGGGCGTGAGATCATGGCCTCGAAATCCCGGGCACAGTACGCCGGGATGCCGTTCAAGGCATTCACCAGGGAGCATGTTTTCATCACCAAGGATATACCCATCCGTAAAAACGGCGACTGGATCGGCTCATTCAGACTGGTGGTGTCGACCGAAGCCAACAACACCGAAGTATGGATATATTCCTGTGCGATACTTGGCTTTGCACTGTTGCTCATCATGGCCATATCTCAGACAACCATTCGCTTTACGCAAAAAATATTTTTTGCGCCACTGGCAAGATTGGAAGAATCAGCCGCACTCATTGCCGATGGCGATCTGGATGCTCCCATCGACACATCCGCGCCGAATGAGCTGGGGAGTCTGGCCCGGGCCATTGACGATATGCGGGAGTCGGTCCGCCACCTTATCCAGGACCTGCAGGGGGCAAATACAAAGCTCCAGAAATATCAGGATATTCTGGAATCCAGGGTCAGGGAACGCACCGAGGAGCTCAATGCCAAGAACACGTCCCTGAACAACGCACTGGAAGAGGTGCGCAAATCCAAAAAAGCCGCAGACATCGCCAACCTCGCCAAGAGCAGCTTCCTGGCCTCCATGAGCCATGAAATCAGAACCCCCATGAACGCCATCCTGGGCATGGCCGATGTGCTGTGGGAAACCGAGTTGACCGAGGACCAAAAGGAATATGTCGACGTGTTTCGGACAGCTGGCGAAGCACTGCTTGAAATCCTCAACGATGTCCTTGACTTGTCCAAGATAGAAGCGGGCTACATGGAGTTGGAAGGAACATGGTTCTCCCTGAACGAGATACTGGACAAGACCTGCGCTCTCGTAGACGCCCAAGTCTATCAGAAACAGTTGACGCTTTCCTGCGAAGTGTCCAACGGCATTCCAGACAAACTCCACGGAGACCCGGCACGACTCAGGCAAATACTCGTCAACCTCCTCGGCAATGCCGTCAAGTTTACCGAAAAAGGCAGCGTCTCATTGACCGTTGAGAAAATGCCCAACCCCGGAGACGAAGTACTGCTCCAATTTTCCGTGGCCGACACCGGCATGGGCATCCCGGGCCAGAAGCTGACCACCATCTTCGACGCGTTCACGCAGGCCGACAACTCCACCACCCGAAAGTTCGGCGGCACCGGTCTCGGGCTGGCCATCAGCAGAAAGCTGGCCCAACTCATGGGCGGACGTATCTGGGCCGAATCCACTCCCGGCAAAGGGAGCACCTTTCATTTCACGGCCCGATTCAAGGGCGACTCTGAAGCTGCCCCCGTACCGACAGCATTTCCCACCGCCAACAAAGAGCTCCCGCAGCTTCCCACGGCCAACATCCTCATGTTCGAGGATTCCAACTACAACGCCTTTGTCATTCAGACATATCTCAAGGACACTTCCTGTTCGATAACCGTGGTTGAAAACGGACGGGACGGCGTTGAAGCCTTCAAGAACGGCACGTGGGATCTTGTCCTCATGGATATCCAGATGCCCATCATGAACGGCTATGAGGCCACCCGGACCATACGGGAATGGGAACAGAAAAACGGCGTTGCACAGGTCCCCATCATTGCCATGACAGCATACACCTTAAACGAAGAAGCCAAGCAATGTCTTTCGGCAGGAGCCAATCACCATCTGCCCAAGCCGGTGAAAAAAAGCGCGCTTTTTGACGCTATTCGCAGGTTTGCAGGCACGACACCTTCAAGTGAGGAGTAG
- a CDS encoding alpha/beta hydrolase codes for MSDINLIWCHGSLGEPWGTKSKALAETSAQLGLTMEAPDFRETEDPDLRVQWLLDLLEEKTGPTILAGSSMGGYVATAAAKHANVLGLFLLAPAFYFPGYDIHVFTKLPPVITVVHGWDDDVVPVEHAIRFAKGHKADLHIFDDNHRLQNSTGTLCTLFSSFLTSITA; via the coding sequence ATGTCTGACATCAATCTGATTTGGTGCCATGGCTCTCTGGGAGAACCCTGGGGAACCAAGAGCAAGGCCCTGGCTGAAACATCGGCTCAGTTGGGTCTGACCATGGAAGCCCCGGACTTTCGGGAAACCGAGGACCCTGATCTGCGTGTGCAATGGCTGCTGGACCTGCTTGAAGAAAAAACCGGCCCCACCATCCTTGCCGGCTCAAGCATGGGCGGATACGTTGCCACGGCAGCAGCCAAGCATGCGAATGTGCTGGGCTTGTTCCTGCTGGCTCCGGCCTTCTATTTCCCCGGCTACGACATACACGTCTTCACGAAGCTGCCGCCCGTCATCACCGTGGTCCATGGTTGGGATGACGATGTCGTGCCTGTTGAACACGCAATCCGCTTTGCCAAAGGGCACAAGGCGGACCTGCACATTTTTGATGATAACCACCGCCTGCAAAACAGCACCGGTACATTGTGTACCCTCTTCTCAAGCTTCCTGACTTCGATCACTGCATAA
- a CDS encoding ABC transporter substrate-binding protein, whose protein sequence is MTKRPLGFTAFLLFLIALTVGTLPAQAAERDKARIVLQWLPQAQFSGFYMAQDKGFYAEAGIDLTIISGGPDVMASDYLKEGKAEFATMFLTTGLQKHETMPIVNIGQFVQRSALMLIAKKSSGITSFADLDGRKVGLWANEFEIQPRAFFHQKNMNVTVVPQTSSLDLFLRGGVDAASGMWYNEYHTLYSYGLDEDELVPLFFSDVGLNFPEDGIYCLQKTVTTDPSLCRRLVEATVRGWKYAFAHKEEALQSVMRRMREANVPTNTPHQRWMLARMEDIIAPANDSTMGMLRWVDYDRVRKTLLKEGFLKEGPPFGDFYKGKIR, encoded by the coding sequence ATGACGAAACGTCCACTCGGGTTTACGGCATTCCTGCTCTTTCTCATCGCGCTCACCGTTGGCACACTCCCGGCCCAGGCCGCAGAAAGGGACAAGGCGCGGATTGTGCTGCAATGGCTGCCACAGGCCCAGTTCAGTGGATTTTACATGGCGCAGGACAAGGGGTTCTACGCAGAGGCAGGCATCGACCTGACCATTATCTCCGGCGGGCCGGACGTCATGGCCAGTGACTATCTCAAGGAAGGCAAGGCGGAATTCGCCACCATGTTTCTGACAACCGGATTGCAGAAGCATGAGACCATGCCCATAGTCAACATAGGGCAGTTCGTTCAGCGTTCCGCCCTCATGCTCATTGCCAAGAAGTCTTCCGGCATCACATCGTTTGCGGACCTGGATGGCCGGAAAGTCGGCCTGTGGGCCAATGAATTCGAAATACAGCCCCGGGCCTTTTTCCATCAGAAAAACATGAACGTTACTGTCGTACCCCAGACGTCCTCGCTGGATCTCTTCCTGCGAGGGGGCGTGGATGCCGCCTCAGGCATGTGGTACAACGAGTACCATACGCTATACTCATATGGTCTGGACGAAGACGAGCTGGTCCCGCTCTTTTTCAGCGACGTGGGCCTCAACTTTCCCGAGGACGGCATCTACTGTCTGCAAAAAACGGTCACCACCGATCCATCCCTGTGCAGACGACTGGTCGAGGCAACGGTTCGCGGCTGGAAATATGCTTTCGCCCACAAGGAGGAAGCGCTCCAGAGCGTCATGCGCCGTATGCGTGAAGCCAACGTCCCCACAAACACCCCCCATCAACGATGGATGCTCGCCAGAATGGAGGACATCATCGCCCCTGCCAACGACTCAACCATGGGCATGTTGCGCTGGGTTGACTATGACAGGGTTCGCAAGACCCTCCTCAAG